In Deinococcus maricopensis DSM 21211, one genomic interval encodes:
- a CDS encoding superoxide dismutase, producing the protein MKHLIITAASALLLAACAPTMNGTGRTLILNRQASAPQAVMPVGNVTINMTDSTTTTTTTISGLQPNTYYVAHYHLQGDASSDPCTSAGAPIMSTKIVGMTDNTGRLTASGSAANTDVANATYFNVHTASDPNGTPADAGVACVAIK; encoded by the coding sequence ATGAAGCACCTGATCATCACCGCCGCCAGCGCCCTGCTCCTCGCCGCCTGCGCCCCCACCATGAACGGCACCGGCCGCACTCTCATCCTCAACCGCCAGGCGAGCGCCCCCCAGGCCGTCATGCCCGTCGGCAACGTCACCATCAACATGACCGACAGCACCACCACGACCACCACCACCATCAGCGGCCTGCAACCCAACACCTACTACGTCGCCCACTACCACCTCCAGGGCGACGCCAGCAGCGACCCCTGCACCAGCGCCGGCGCGCCCATCATGTCCACCAAGATCGTCGGCATGACCGACAACACCGGCCGCCTCACCGCCAGCGGCAGCGCCGCCAACACCGACGTCGCCAACGCCACGTACTTCAACGTGCACACCGCCAGCGACCCGAACGGCACCCCCGCCGACGCCGGCGTCGCCTGCGTCGCCATCAAGTAA
- a CDS encoding RsmD family RNA methyltransferase — protein sequence MSIRILGGTAKGRAITVPDSARPTGARLRKSLFDLLATRAPTGTFLDLYAGSGAVGLEAASRGYTVTLTELDLRAVKALEANATHLQLPTRPRIRRGDGLALLPELGAFDVVFVDPPYTQDIPTITAGLLKRRPLTEDGLLIIQHPTQLTLADRDGYTRDERRYGSNVLTLYTHA from the coding sequence GTGAGCATCCGTATTCTCGGCGGCACCGCCAAAGGCCGCGCCATCACCGTTCCCGACAGCGCCCGCCCCACCGGCGCCCGCCTCCGCAAAAGCCTCTTCGACCTCCTCGCCACCCGCGCGCCCACCGGCACCTTCCTCGACCTGTACGCCGGCAGCGGCGCCGTCGGCCTCGAAGCCGCCAGCCGCGGCTACACCGTCACCCTCACCGAACTCGACCTGCGCGCCGTGAAGGCCCTCGAAGCGAACGCCACGCACCTGCAGCTCCCCACCCGCCCCCGCATCCGCCGCGGCGACGGCCTCGCCCTGCTCCCCGAACTGGGCGCCTTCGACGTGGTTTTCGTCGACCCGCCCTACACCCAGGACATCCCCACCATCACTGCCGGCCTCCTCAAACGCCGCCCCCTTACCGAAGACGGCCTGCTCATCATCCAGCACCCCACCCAACTCACCCTCGCGGACCGCGACGGCTACACCCGCGACGAACGCCGTTACGGCAGCA